In one window of Azospirillum ramasamyi DNA:
- the hmpA gene encoding NO-inducible flavohemoprotein has product MLTPAQIAVIKATAPVVAAHASRITGTFYPLMFERFPEVRAVFNQSHQRSSAQPEALANAIIAYASNIDRLEVLGPAVEGIVQKHVSLNITPDQYEIVGACLMEAIGKVLGDAVTPEVADAWGAAYWQLAHLLIAAEEKEYARKAALTGGWRGARRFQIVEKTPESAVITSFRLAPVDGGRVMDFQPGQYLGLRLTIDGETIHRNYSLSASPNGRDYRISVKREPQGVVSGFLHDRAQIGDEFDVYPPAGEFVLREGTGPLLLITGGVGQTPALPLAEQALAAGRKVIYVHAALNGSVHAFREQIDRLAERHDTLKPVYCYADPQPGDRPHMVGLLDQERLGGLLPKDAGVAAYVVGPKPFMATVVKALTALGVPETAIVHEFFGPREALA; this is encoded by the coding sequence ATGCTGACGCCTGCCCAGATCGCCGTCATCAAGGCCACCGCCCCAGTCGTGGCCGCCCATGCCAGCCGGATCACCGGCACCTTCTATCCGCTGATGTTCGAGCGCTTCCCCGAGGTGCGCGCCGTCTTCAACCAGAGCCACCAGCGTAGCAGCGCCCAGCCGGAGGCGCTGGCCAACGCCATCATCGCCTATGCCTCCAACATCGACCGGCTGGAGGTTCTGGGACCGGCCGTCGAAGGCATCGTGCAGAAGCACGTCTCGCTGAACATCACTCCCGACCAGTACGAGATCGTCGGCGCCTGCCTGATGGAAGCCATCGGCAAGGTCCTGGGCGATGCGGTGACGCCGGAGGTCGCCGATGCCTGGGGCGCTGCCTACTGGCAACTCGCCCATCTGCTGATCGCGGCGGAGGAGAAGGAATATGCCCGCAAGGCGGCGCTGACCGGCGGCTGGCGCGGCGCGCGGCGCTTCCAAATCGTGGAGAAGACACCGGAGAGCGCCGTCATCACCTCCTTCCGGCTGGCGCCGGTGGATGGCGGGCGGGTGATGGATTTCCAGCCCGGTCAGTATCTCGGCCTGCGGCTGACCATCGACGGCGAGACCATCCACCGCAACTACAGCCTGTCGGCTTCGCCCAACGGCCGCGATTACCGCATTTCGGTGAAGCGGGAACCGCAGGGGGTGGTTTCCGGCTTCCTGCATGACCGTGCGCAGATCGGTGACGAGTTCGACGTCTACCCGCCGGCCGGCGAATTCGTGCTGCGCGAGGGGACCGGCCCGCTGCTGCTGATCACCGGCGGCGTCGGCCAGACGCCCGCGCTGCCGCTGGCCGAACAGGCGCTGGCGGCCGGCCGCAAGGTGATCTACGTGCATGCGGCGCTCAACGGCTCGGTCCACGCCTTCCGCGAGCAGATCGACCGTCTGGCCGAACGGCACGACACCCTGAAGCCGGTCTATTGCTATGCCGATCCGCAGCCGGGAGACCGGCCGCACATGGTCGGCCTGCTCGACCAGGAGCGCTTGGGCGGTCTGCTGCCGAAGGATGCGGGGGTTGCCGCCTATGTCGTCGGCCCGAAGCCCTTCATGGCAACGGTGGTGAAGGCGCTGACCGCGCTGGGCGTTCCGGAAACGGCGATCGTCCACGAGTTCTTCGGCCCGCGGGAAGCTCTCGCCTGA
- the norR gene encoding nitric oxide reductase transcriptional regulator NorR — translation MDNGAVIPTTIITLDEAGTLLRMLDDPVRLWPLLLDLMARHLPCDACALLRHDGRSADALLVPLATRGLSPDTLGRRFALDDHPRLRAIAGTTGRPLRFPPDCELPDPYDGLIPDLKQRLHVHDCVGAPLNVDGRPWGMLTLDALNEGRFDGWEEAIAAWARLASELAAAVERRAALTDDGNRGIKEIDDPPAELESGTAGSSPAMAALLTEIDTVAASDLVVLVLGETGVGKELVARRLHARSSRAAGPLVHVNCAALPDALVESELFGHVRGAFSGAVTDRRGKFELADGGTLFLDEVGEMPLAAQAKMLRALQNGEIQRVGSDRHITVNVRVIAATNRDLAAEVREGRFRADVYHRLSVYPLRVPPLRDRGTDILRLAGLFLERNRARLGLRNLRLSVAAERRMLSYPWPGNVRELEHAIGRGAIRARVARPPDGGVLTLTPADLGLEEVGEGIAAPAIPQPGLPDSPADLPAELLAENLPLRDAVEELQRRMIHDRLSRHGGNWAKAAGSLGLDRSNLFRLAKRLGLRE, via the coding sequence ATGGACAACGGCGCGGTCATTCCGACAACAATTATCACGCTCGACGAAGCCGGCACGCTCCTGCGCATGCTGGACGATCCGGTGCGGCTGTGGCCGCTGCTGCTGGATCTGATGGCGCGGCACCTGCCTTGCGATGCCTGTGCGCTGCTGCGCCATGACGGCCGCTCCGCCGACGCATTGCTGGTGCCGCTCGCCACGCGCGGGCTCAGCCCGGACACGCTCGGCCGTCGTTTCGCGCTGGACGATCATCCCCGGTTGCGGGCGATCGCCGGGACGACGGGTCGGCCTTTGCGCTTTCCTCCCGATTGCGAACTTCCCGACCCCTATGACGGGCTGATCCCCGATCTTAAGCAGCGCCTGCATGTTCACGACTGCGTCGGGGCGCCGCTGAACGTGGATGGCCGTCCATGGGGCATGCTGACCCTGGATGCGCTGAACGAAGGACGCTTCGACGGCTGGGAGGAGGCTATCGCCGCCTGGGCGCGGCTTGCTTCCGAGCTCGCCGCCGCGGTGGAACGGCGGGCGGCTCTCACGGATGACGGCAACCGGGGGATCAAGGAGATCGACGACCCGCCGGCGGAGCTCGAATCCGGCACGGCCGGCTCCAGCCCGGCGATGGCGGCCCTGCTGACGGAAATCGACACGGTGGCGGCGAGCGACCTCGTCGTTCTGGTGCTGGGCGAAACCGGGGTGGGCAAGGAACTGGTGGCTCGCCGGCTGCACGCCCGCTCAAGCCGTGCGGCCGGTCCGCTGGTGCATGTCAACTGCGCGGCGCTGCCGGACGCGCTGGTGGAGAGCGAGCTGTTCGGCCATGTGCGGGGCGCCTTCTCCGGTGCGGTGACCGACCGGCGCGGCAAGTTCGAACTGGCCGACGGCGGCACCCTGTTCCTCGACGAGGTCGGCGAGATGCCGCTGGCCGCGCAGGCGAAGATGCTGCGGGCGCTGCAGAACGGCGAGATCCAGCGCGTCGGCTCCGACCGCCACATCACCGTGAACGTACGGGTGATCGCCGCCACCAACCGCGATCTGGCGGCGGAGGTGCGGGAGGGACGCTTCCGTGCCGACGTCTACCACCGGCTCAGCGTCTATCCGCTGCGGGTGCCGCCTTTGCGCGACCGCGGCACCGACATCCTGCGGCTGGCCGGTCTGTTCCTGGAGCGCAACCGGGCGCGGCTCGGCCTGCGCAACCTGCGCCTGTCGGTGGCGGCGGAGCGGCGCATGTTGTCCTACCCCTGGCCGGGGAACGTGCGGGAACTGGAACATGCCATCGGCCGCGGCGCCATCCGCGCCCGTGTCGCCCGTCCACCGGATGGCGGCGTGCTGACCCTGACTCCGGCCGATCTCGGGTTGGAAGAGGTGGGGGAGGGGATCGCGGCGCCCGCCATCCCGCAGCCCGGCCTGCCGGATTCGCCGGCCGACCTGCCGGCCGAACTTCTGGCGGAAAATCTCCCGTTGCGGGATGCGGTGGAGGAGCTTCAGCGGCGCATGATCCATGACCGGCTGAGCCGCCACGGCGGCAACTGGGCGAAGGCGGCCGGGTCGCTCGGGCTCGACCGCAGCAACCTGTTCCGCCTCGCCAAGCGGCTGGGGCTGCGCGAATGA
- a CDS encoding DUF1488 family protein produces MSGEGLSWRAEIDALVFQPAGHGGWCAVHRLAFRALLGLREPTPQDCLAHAAAHRAAFEAAAAEKIARRAYAAAASLHLTSRDIARAL; encoded by the coding sequence ATGAGCGGGGAGGGGCTGTCCTGGCGGGCGGAGATCGACGCGCTGGTCTTCCAGCCGGCCGGCCATGGCGGCTGGTGCGCCGTCCACCGGCTGGCCTTCCGCGCCCTGCTCGGCCTGCGGGAGCCGACGCCTCAGGACTGCCTTGCCCATGCCGCCGCCCATCGCGCGGCGTTCGAGGCAGCGGCGGCCGAAAAGATCGCCCGGCGCGCCTACGCCGCCGCGGCCAGCCTGCATCTGACCAGCCGCGACATCGCCCGCGCTCTTTAG
- a CDS encoding TRAP transporter large permease → MITTLLFGSFLVMMVLGVPIAAALGLAGTAAIAFAHLGVISVPTSVYTGIAKYPLLTIPMFVLAGTIFDRSGVAQKLVRFATAIVGQGKGALAVIAVVVAMMMGGISGSGPAIAAAVCGVMAPSMIRAGYPRPYIASVIAAAAATDILIPPSVALIIYSVLVPAAPTTSMFAAGIIPGTLAGLALIVPVYWLARKHNLGSKLSQEPRPPFWRSLWDAALGLFAKVIILGGLRFGIFTPTEAAVIAVAYGLLLGMVVYRTIRFRDLYSMLVEAAEISAIILTVIALASVFGWALSTLSVIDPIADAIIHSGLGEYGVLALLVVMLTVIGTFLDGISIFIILLPLLIPIAQAYNWDLTWFGVILTLMIAVGQFTPPMAVNLMVACRMTGCSMESTVRWVLWPLVTLLLVVVAVIVWPDLALWMPRQMGF, encoded by the coding sequence GTGATCACCACCCTGCTTTTCGGTTCCTTCCTGGTCATGATGGTGCTGGGCGTGCCGATCGCCGCCGCCCTGGGGCTGGCCGGCACCGCCGCCATCGCCTTCGCCCATCTCGGCGTCATCTCCGTGCCGACCAGCGTCTATACCGGCATCGCCAAGTATCCCCTGCTGACCATCCCGATGTTCGTGCTGGCCGGCACCATCTTCGACCGGTCGGGCGTGGCGCAGAAACTGGTGCGCTTCGCCACCGCCATCGTCGGCCAGGGCAAGGGCGCGCTGGCGGTCATCGCCGTGGTGGTGGCGATGATGATGGGCGGCATTTCCGGTTCCGGCCCTGCCATCGCCGCCGCGGTCTGCGGCGTGATGGCGCCCAGCATGATCCGCGCCGGCTATCCCCGACCCTACATCGCCAGCGTCATCGCCGCGGCGGCGGCCACCGACATCCTGATCCCGCCGTCGGTGGCCCTGATCATCTACAGCGTGCTGGTGCCCGCCGCCCCGACCACCTCGATGTTCGCCGCCGGCATCATCCCCGGCACGCTGGCCGGATTGGCGCTGATCGTCCCGGTCTATTGGCTGGCGCGGAAGCACAATCTGGGATCCAAGCTGTCGCAGGAACCGCGCCCGCCCTTCTGGCGCAGCCTGTGGGACGCCGCGCTCGGCCTGTTCGCCAAGGTCATCATCCTCGGCGGCCTGCGCTTCGGCATCTTCACCCCGACCGAGGCGGCGGTGATCGCGGTCGCCTACGGCCTGCTGCTGGGCATGGTGGTCTATCGCACCATCCGCTTCCGCGACCTCTATTCCATGCTGGTGGAGGCGGCGGAGATCTCCGCCATCATCCTGACGGTGATCGCGCTGGCCAGCGTGTTCGGCTGGGCGCTCAGCACCCTGTCGGTGATCGACCCCATCGCCGACGCCATCATCCATTCCGGCCTGGGCGAATATGGCGTACTGGCGCTGCTGGTGGTGATGTTGACCGTCATCGGCACCTTCCTGGACGGCATTTCGATCTTCATCATCCTGCTACCGCTGCTGATTCCCATCGCCCAGGCCTACAACTGGGACCTGACCTGGTTCGGCGTCATCCTGACCCTGATGATCGCCGTCGGCCAGTTCACCCCGCCGATGGCGGTCAATCTGATGGTCGCCTGCCGGATGACCGGCTGTTCCATGGAAAGCACGGTGCGCTGGGTGCTGTGGCCGCTCGTCACCCTGCTGCTGGTGGTGGTCGCGGTGATCGTCTGGCCCGATCTGGCGCTGTGGATGCCGCGGCAGATGGGGTTCTAA